Genomic segment of Thermodesulfobacteriota bacterium:
GGCCACGACCGATCCGCTTGCGGTCCTTGCTGGCGCCCTTCTGGGGCGACAGGTTGCTCAGGTTCAGCATGCCTCCATCTCCTCCACCTGCACGAGGTGCAGCACCTTGGCCACCATACCGCGAATCTCGGGAGTGTCCTGGCGCACCACTGTCTTCCGCATCTTGGTCAACCCCAGACCGGTCAGGACCGCCCGCTGTCTCTCGGGCCGTCCAGCCATGCTCTTGACCAGGGTGAGTCGTATGGCCCTTGCCATATCCTGCCCCCATCTCTCGCTGAAGCCTTTGTCAAGCGACCGAACCGCCGGGGCAGCCTCTGGCGACCCCGCCCGTTGCGCCAGCCCGTATAGGGCGTGCCCGCCTCAGCTGCGT
This window contains:
- the rpmD gene encoding 50S ribosomal protein L30, coding for MARAIRLTLVKSMAGRPERQRAVLTGLGLTKMRKTVVRQDTPEIRGMVAKVLHLVQVEEMEAC